A region from the Candidatus Binatus sp. genome encodes:
- a CDS encoding CaiB/BaiF CoA-transferase family protein, translated as MANDTLLAEKFGPLQGVKIVSTGTLIAQPFAGELAAEMGAEVIQIERPGIGDIGWRNIGIKLKSKDGAASVATTWIQERRNVFCVTLDLSKPRGRDLFLKLVARADIWMESSKPGTYSKWNLDDAAVWKVNPRLVITHVSGYGQSGDPDYVARPSYDIVGQAVAGMMYQTGFPDPVPPTRAAPWTGDYLTALFAMWSSLAGLTYARSTGKGQAIDVAQYEAIHKTMGGTMLEYFEAGVVRERSGNRAQGFQPLDSFQASDGWIVMGALSDVYKRLLTVIGLDPDDPKWESARTQLESIEGIEFDAILRGWIAERTVKEVVHAMSEGKVPCAPIMTSKDIAEDPQYRAREMHVKWRDEQVGDVKGIGIAPKFSLTPGKIVRGSVPVGHDNDRIYGSLLGLSPDDLSSLRSEKVI; from the coding sequence ATGGCCAACGACACTCTTCTCGCTGAGAAATTCGGACCGCTGCAGGGCGTCAAGATCGTTTCAACCGGCACGTTGATCGCGCAACCTTTCGCCGGCGAGTTGGCCGCCGAGATGGGCGCCGAAGTGATTCAGATCGAGCGCCCCGGTATCGGCGACATCGGATGGCGCAATATCGGCATCAAGCTCAAATCGAAAGACGGCGCCGCGTCGGTCGCGACCACCTGGATTCAGGAACGGCGCAACGTCTTCTGCGTCACCCTCGATTTGTCGAAACCGCGCGGCCGCGACCTCTTCCTCAAACTTGTTGCCCGCGCCGACATCTGGATGGAAAGTTCCAAGCCCGGCACCTATTCCAAGTGGAATCTCGACGACGCCGCGGTCTGGAAAGTCAATCCCAGGCTGGTGATCACTCACGTCTCCGGCTACGGCCAGAGCGGCGATCCCGACTACGTCGCGCGCCCATCGTATGACATCGTCGGGCAGGCCGTCGCCGGCATGATGTATCAAACCGGCTTTCCCGATCCGGTGCCGCCGACGCGCGCCGCGCCCTGGACCGGCGATTATCTCACCGCGCTCTTCGCGATGTGGTCCTCGCTCGCGGGCCTCACTTACGCGCGCTCGACCGGCAAGGGGCAAGCGATCGACGTCGCGCAATACGAGGCGATTCACAAAACGATGGGCGGCACGATGCTCGAGTATTTCGAGGCGGGCGTCGTCCGCGAGCGCTCGGGCAATCGCGCGCAGGGCTTTCAGCCGCTCGACAGCTTCCAGGCGAGCGACGGATGGATCGTGATGGGCGCGCTCAGCGACGTGTACAAACGTCTGCTCACCGTGATCGGCCTCGACCCGGATGATCCAAAATGGGAATCCGCGCGGACGCAGCTTGAATCAATCGAAGGGATCGAATTCGACGCGATTCTGCGCGGATGGATCGCGGAGCGCACCGTCAAGGAAGTCGTGCACGCGATGTCTGAGGGTAAGGTCCCGTGCGCGCCGATCATGACGAGCAAAGACATCGCCGAAGACCCGCAGTATCGCGCGCGCGAGATGCATGTGAAGTGGCGCGACGAGCAGGTCGGCGACGTGAAGGGCATCGGCATCGCGCCGAAGTTCTCGCTAACGCCGGGCAAAATAGTGCGCGGCTCAGTGCCGGTCGGCCACGACAACGATCGCATCTACGGCTCCCTCCTCGGCCTCTCGCCCGACGACCTCTCCTCCCTCCGCTCGGAGAAGGTGATCTAA
- a CDS encoding FHA domain-containing protein, translating into MDSVRTMIAGGSLDRRELRFKALAGLAGGALGWIPVEIASHNHTLTEQVSTAEQWASTIAMIILSGLVGGFILTAEGQQLEFNRDAQLRFARGFGICVVLAYFGNIYSNEVFSWILGAGGWTLNAQGSMFYLVLGRVISWTMMGATIGAGVGIATLKVPNILKGAAGGVVGGFIGGLTFDLINGVTGGGLMSRLIGLSAIGLFIGLFIGLVQELTKAAWVTVAQGRLRGRQYRVEGNVATIGRAEENPVGLFGDPAVQARHAVIERRGADYVIRNLAVQTGTFVNGNRVETVDLHDGDRIGIGGYEMIFHLRGSSTPARQQASLAVDPVNPAHVASRLAGLNANVDGPCLIDTSGQKFPLSAAHAIGIGRALDNEIVVSHSSVSRHHASIQASNGSFQVKDLNSQNGTFIGGQRVTSAPLINGDSVRFGDAPFTFRA; encoded by the coding sequence TTGGATTCGGTAAGAACGATGATCGCGGGCGGTTCGCTGGACCGCCGCGAACTCAGATTCAAAGCGCTGGCGGGATTGGCGGGCGGCGCGCTCGGATGGATCCCGGTCGAGATCGCGAGCCACAATCACACGCTCACGGAGCAGGTCAGCACGGCGGAGCAATGGGCCTCGACGATCGCGATGATCATATTGTCGGGGCTCGTCGGCGGCTTCATCCTGACGGCCGAGGGGCAGCAACTCGAGTTCAATCGCGACGCGCAACTGCGCTTCGCGCGCGGCTTCGGCATCTGCGTGGTGCTCGCGTATTTCGGCAACATCTACTCGAACGAAGTCTTTAGCTGGATTCTCGGCGCCGGCGGCTGGACGCTGAATGCACAAGGCTCGATGTTCTACCTGGTGCTCGGCCGCGTAATCAGTTGGACGATGATGGGCGCGACGATCGGCGCGGGCGTTGGTATCGCGACGCTCAAGGTGCCGAACATCCTGAAGGGCGCGGCCGGCGGCGTGGTCGGCGGGTTCATCGGGGGGCTGACGTTCGATTTGATCAACGGCGTCACGGGCGGCGGCCTGATGTCACGGTTGATCGGGCTGAGTGCGATTGGGCTCTTCATCGGGTTGTTCATCGGACTGGTGCAGGAACTCACCAAGGCGGCGTGGGTGACCGTCGCGCAGGGGCGGCTGCGCGGGCGGCAATATCGCGTCGAGGGCAACGTCGCGACGATCGGGCGCGCGGAAGAAAATCCAGTCGGGCTGTTCGGCGATCCCGCGGTGCAGGCGCGGCACGCGGTGATCGAGCGGCGCGGCGCGGACTACGTGATCAGAAATCTCGCGGTGCAGACTGGGACGTTCGTCAATGGCAATCGCGTCGAGACGGTCGATCTGCACGACGGCGATCGGATCGGGATCGGCGGTTACGAGATGATTTTTCATTTGCGCGGCAGTTCGACGCCGGCGCGCCAGCAGGCGTCGCTCGCCGTCGATCCGGTGAATCCGGCGCACGTCGCGAGTAGGCTTGCGGGACTGAATGCGAACGTCGATGGGCCGTGCCTGATCGATACGTCGGGGCAGAAATTTCCGCTGAGTGCGGCACACGCGATCGGAATTGGACGCGCGCTCGACAATGAAATCGTGGTGAGCCATTCGTCGGTGTCGCGGCATCACGCGAGCATCCAGGCGTCCAACGGCAGCTTCCAGGTCAAGGATCTGAACAGCCAGAACGGCACCTTTATCGGCGGCCAGCGAGTGACATCGGCGCCGCTCATCAATGGCGATTCGGTCAGGTTCGGCGACGCGCCGTTTACATTCCGTGCCTGA